In Setaria italica strain Yugu1 chromosome I, Setaria_italica_v2.0, whole genome shotgun sequence, the genomic window TTTTGACATGTATGGCTTTGACATGTTATAAACACGCATCACAAACATGTATGGCTCATCAATTTCATACAAAAATTTCTATCTTCTTCTAACACAAGACATTCTCCATTAGCAAGACATTATGGAATGTGTATTACAAAGAGTAGCATTTATCACCTGGAATCAGTGAGGTCGACATCAACATCCGTAGATGCAGCACGCTCCGCTGGCCTCATTGCACGGCCACCTCTCGCACCagtactgttggaggtatgccctagaggcaatcatagagatgatgatattccatttgtatccatgatttgtatattgtgttcattgaatatccattaaaggctacttgaattgatttgcaattatgtgaattgtatgtgaaactttttacttgtatggttattctaaagttgtccctagtcggagttcatgtgaggacacacatgaatattagactagcacatgtattagttgatgactatgtttcacaagtcatggacatggagatgttgaactaataatgtggacacatgtggagacatgtgctaggactgacccaacacgagaagtagttctctcttataacaacatatacgctttgtccttagacctgagattgtcgcatgtattctagatgtggatcgacctacttaggggctatcaaacgctacgccgtaacagggtagttataaaggtagctttcgggtttgtcaagaagcatgctatgagacatggtcaatcaagatgggatttgcccctctctgattgagagtgatatctctgggcccctcgagtgatcggatccgaaaatgcatggccatgctacgtacggttaagagttaacctacaaagggattccgaatcacaggatcgagaaagagcggtcggcttgaagctagaccaaatatcgtgaggcaaagggaatagcatgtatattatgttgtgatggttcgtctgatatgatcttcgtgtgcgtataggagttggcacgtcttgctagaggccgctaccgactattgggccgagtaggagtactcgggccatgtctatacgtatccgaacccatagggtcacacacttaaggggctggaagcccaattcggatctgatccgagttggattaggtttagaagtactaatgggcctcggacccagaggcccgtcaggaacctctataaatagaggggtgggggcgccctagggtttacaccttttggcgaaacacacctgccgcgcctcccacgccctcgcctgttgcaactcgcggatctagcagtccggcttgcgacgcttcctccctgcacgtgtggataccttggaggtgttgtgcctgcagcacttggacgagccgtcgacgagccgctgacaagccacgacgagccgcggcaccggaggcgatcttgctgcacgtggacgagctgctggacgtgacgtgatcgactacgtacgactacgttgatcgactacgtacgactacgtgatcgtcttcaccgcatcgacgcatatctacatcttccgcaccagtagtgcgtcgagtggtaatcccgtgatccttatacgacagttcttcctggttatacgcggtagaaatttttgaattgcgctagtgtagcctacctcataacCCTACAAGTATCACCTCTCCCAGCACGACGGCGACTTGGATTGGCCACAATGGGCACTTCCTCTTCGATTCCTCCGGTGGCACCGGCCTCTGGACCAAGCCAGTCGAGCCAATCAGGCCCTAGAACctccgcagccgcagccgaagCCCTCCACCAATCCGGCCATTctccagtggcggcggcggcggtggctgtaGCAAATGCTCCAGCGCCTCCCCTAGACGGTCCAGCTGCCGCGCTCGCAGCCGCTGCAGCAAGAAAGGTCGTGTGGCCGCCTCGCCATGCACCCGCACCCAAGGCAGGGTCGCCCGCGCCATGAGGGGAGGCGGCACCGGTGGCTTGAAGGGAGGCAGCGCCGGCGGGTTGAGGGCCGGCAGCCTGatgggaggcggcgccggcgggttgagggtaggcggcgccggcgggatgCAGAGAGCCAGCGCCAGCCGGACGAGGGGAGGCGACGCCTCCGGGAAAACGGGCCAGTGGATCAGGATGGCCTCCGCCGGATCCATCCATTCCGCCACCATTTCATCCACCTGTCGCCCCTGCCGATTCATCCCTGAACGGCGCCGCCAGAAGGTTcgcgggaggaggagcgtgAGAGAGGAGGCAGGCGGATGGGGGAGATAAAACTGGTAGGGAATTGATGAGGGCGGTGGCAAAAGTTGTAATTTCTATCAACTTGGATGCATGTGGACGGGAGAAGCCGGAGGGAGCCATTTTTTTGGCTCCTCGCGCGCCGTTGTTTTTGCGTGCGGCTTTTGGCCGGCTCACGGGCTGAAGCTATTTTTGTCTGACGCGTTTGGGATAGCTTGTGCTGAAGCTGCAGCGAGAGCTGCTCGgagagccatgccaaaggggcACTAAAGGAAACGGATTGAGATCCGGTGAATATGTTCTCAGTCCAACGAAAACATATACGTAGCAAAGGAACATAGAAACCAAAAGAAACATCCAAGGACCAAAGTAATATACTTACCTAAAGAGAACATATTCAGAAAAGAAACACATAGGAGGCAAAGGAAATCCCCAGCACGTGATGATAAAATCACATGACACGATGATGATAAAAACCAAGTGATCCAATGATAAAATGATAAAATCTCAGTAAGCGCTGTGATAAAATCCAACTGGCCATGAATGATAGAATCTGGGATCACGGTGATAAAATCAGGCTGCTAATGATAAAATTTCGGTGCATGATGATAAAATCCTAGGACATGATTACGATTTAATCCAAGTGGACTTAGAATAATAAAATCGGGTTCGATTATGATAAAATCAGCGCGCGGGTGATAAAATCCCAGAACATGATAAAATCTCATCACGCAGATTTTATCATCAGCTACGGTAGAGAGAAAGAGAGACCTTGCTGCTCGTGTGCTCCACGACCGTGCTGCCtccgggagagagagagagcgcttGAGGCACTAGTTTGTAGAGGCCGGGAGAGAGCGAGCGCTTGAAGCACTAGCTAGGCCGGGCGGGctgacttttttgttttttagccatttttacgaaagattctcacaaatagacTCCTGGCGGAacaaattccaaaaatggacccttagcttggcgccatccacgctggcgctaAGCTataacgtctcggcgccagctatcctggcgccaaggtctatacatagctgctgaagcggatgccgacgtggcgggggtttggcgccatcatggatggcgccaagccttggcgccaagcttggcgccgtagatcttggcgccgagctatctaccCCGTACTTCTACGCGTTTCTAactaaacaagtataattattccgaggagtaaATGTAGAAAAAAGATTCAATAGTGGGATTCGAACTCAGGTCTTCAGGATAAGAAGCCCacctcctaaccagttgaaccacaGCTTAGGTTGTTGGTTCCGctaggggcctatttgtgagaatctttcgaaaaagggctaaaatataaaaaagtcggccgggcgggagggagagagagagagagcttgcGGTATCCGGCAGTAGCTGACCGGCTAGCTTGTTCGATACACGAGTTGTCCAGTTTGTAGCTTGTGGCCCAATCGGCTAGCTGACCGACCCAATCGCCATAAACTCTCGGTTGTGGCCCAATCGGTCGCAGTGCCTTCCGCGAGGACCGAGGATGACTTGAGGCGACGGACGCGACGGCACGTATTTAATGTGAAAAcggtgggaaaaaaaagaagaagcagacaGACATGCTCAAGCTCAACACATACAGATACAAGGCGAGCATGAGCAGCTGAGCAAATGCTCCGATTCTCTTTTCTCGAATATGAAGGAAGACTGAACATCATCAATATTAAGAACA contains:
- the LOC105914309 gene encoding uncharacterized proline-rich protein-like; translated protein: MVAEWMDPAEAILIHWPVFPEASPPLVRLALALCIPPAPPTLNPPAPPPIRLPALNPPALPPFKPPVPPPLMARATLPWVRVHGEAATRPFLLQRLRARQLDRLGEALEHLLQPPPPPPLENGRIGGGLRLRLRRF